A genomic stretch from Telmatocola sphagniphila includes:
- a CDS encoding vWA domain-containing protein, whose product MPYTAEISRTNPTCILFLIDQSSSMEGPFGGQQGKKKSEGVADAINRVLQNLVLKCAKADGVRDYFHIGVIGYGDTVTPLLKNVSENKVLHPISAVATSPMRVEQRKRLVDDGAGGFTEQSYRFPIWFEPVAEGKTAMYGALELAKQVIGGFLLRFPKCFPPLIINLTDGQPSDANPMQIASEIRALSSTDGQVLLFNAHISEQETVPVSFPSDDNRLPDIYAKVLLRMSSVLPDKLRLAAEEEGFAVNPNSRGFMFNADLVALVRFLEIGTRVASHVR is encoded by the coding sequence ATGCCATATACAGCTGAAATCAGCCGCACCAATCCGACCTGCATTTTATTTCTCATCGATCAATCCAGTTCGATGGAAGGCCCTTTTGGAGGTCAGCAAGGGAAGAAAAAATCAGAAGGTGTCGCGGATGCTATCAATCGCGTTTTGCAGAACCTGGTTCTGAAGTGCGCCAAAGCGGATGGCGTCCGCGATTACTTTCACATCGGGGTGATCGGTTACGGCGATACAGTGACCCCGCTCCTCAAGAACGTCTCGGAAAATAAGGTCCTCCATCCGATCAGCGCGGTGGCAACCTCGCCGATGCGCGTCGAACAGCGCAAGCGACTGGTGGATGATGGGGCAGGGGGATTTACGGAGCAGAGTTATCGCTTCCCAATCTGGTTCGAACCGGTGGCCGAGGGCAAGACGGCCATGTACGGGGCTCTGGAACTGGCCAAGCAGGTCATCGGGGGATTCCTCCTCCGTTTTCCAAAATGCTTTCCGCCTTTGATCATCAATCTCACCGATGGCCAGCCCTCGGACGCCAACCCGATGCAAATCGCTTCGGAAATCCGAGCTCTATCCAGCACCGACGGGCAGGTTTTACTATTTAACGCCCACATTTCGGAGCAGGAAACGGTCCCGGTTTCCTTTCCTTCCGACGATAACCGCCTTCCCGACATCTACGCCAAGGTTCTGCTTCGAATGTCGAGCGTTCTGCCAGATAAATTGCGATTGGCGGCGGAGGAAGAAGGCTTTGCTGTGAATCCGAACAGCCGGGGTTTCATGTTCAATGCGGACCTGGTGGCCCTGGTAAGATTTCTGGAAATCGGGACGCGCGTGGCTTCTCACGTTCGCTAA
- a CDS encoding MarC family protein: MLDEMFTFGIFSYVSLFVMVDPIGNLPIFLGMTNKLNPHQQNGVALRATLISYLILIAIAFTGQAIFRFFDIRIEELKIVGGIIFFIVGYEMLHARLSRTNIDEESTHDYAHDIALTPLGIPMLCGPGAMANTMVLWNLADSIPKKMTVIITLTLVMVTTLIILLGGKRLTKFLGESGNKVMLRLMGLITMVIAVHFFFDGLKPILRDILNIPEKAAG; the protein is encoded by the coding sequence ATGCTCGACGAGATGTTTACATTCGGTATTTTCAGTTACGTTTCCCTATTTGTCATGGTCGATCCCATTGGAAATCTTCCCATTTTTCTGGGAATGACCAATAAGTTGAATCCCCATCAGCAAAATGGCGTAGCCCTGAGAGCCACTCTGATTTCGTATCTGATTCTGATAGCCATTGCTTTCACCGGACAGGCTATCTTTCGCTTCTTCGACATTCGCATCGAAGAACTCAAAATCGTTGGCGGGATTATCTTCTTCATCGTCGGCTACGAAATGTTGCATGCCCGCCTCTCCCGCACCAATATCGACGAGGAAAGCACCCACGACTACGCCCACGACATCGCTCTAACCCCCTTGGGAATCCCCATGCTTTGCGGCCCGGGGGCGATGGCCAACACAATGGTTTTGTGGAATCTCGCCGACTCGATTCCCAAAAAAATGACGGTCATCATTACCCTGACGCTCGTTATGGTCACCACCCTGATCATCTTGCTGGGCGGTAAAAGACTGACGAAATTTCTCGGCGAGAGTGGCAACAAGGTCATGCTGCGGCTCATGGGTCTGATAACCATGGTGATAGCCGTGCACTTTTTCTTCGATGGGCTCAAGCCTATTCTCCGGGATATCCTGAACATCCCTGAAAAGGCTGCTGGTTGA
- a CDS encoding NAD(+)/NADH kinase, with product MRFLILGNEKKLQVREQAELLAREIPAAGGQVVLIDLNSESNLEHVEADVALVLGGDGAILRASRQMNTHQIPVLGINYGRLGFLADLSTDEVLPQLKSVVEGRFRLCKHLMFECEIEGNGKFHKYLGLNEVVIRSSPPFHMVDLSLSIDGEEVSRFLGDGIIVSTPIGSTAYSLAAGGPILSQELPVFVITQMCGHTLTYRPLVDSAQKTYSIRLEATDGACVVIDGQELIELASLQTVTVRKSAVEFQTIKVGSKTYYRTLRDKLNWGTTPNYRGNKLS from the coding sequence ATGCGTTTTCTGATTCTGGGTAACGAAAAGAAACTTCAGGTTCGCGAGCAGGCGGAATTACTGGCTCGAGAAATCCCGGCGGCCGGGGGGCAGGTGGTGCTGATCGATCTCAATTCCGAAAGTAATCTCGAACATGTCGAAGCGGATGTGGCCTTAGTTCTTGGCGGCGACGGGGCAATTCTTCGAGCTTCCCGGCAGATGAACACCCACCAGATCCCTGTTCTGGGAATCAATTATGGTCGGCTGGGGTTTCTGGCCGACTTGTCCACCGATGAAGTTCTGCCGCAATTGAAGTCAGTCGTCGAAGGCAGATTCCGACTTTGCAAACATCTGATGTTCGAATGCGAAATCGAAGGTAACGGTAAATTTCACAAATATTTAGGATTGAACGAAGTCGTCATCCGAAGTTCGCCGCCATTTCATATGGTCGATTTATCTTTGTCCATCGATGGCGAAGAGGTCTCCCGTTTCCTCGGTGACGGTATCATTGTCAGCACACCCATCGGTTCGACCGCCTACTCCCTCGCGGCGGGCGGTCCGATCCTAAGCCAGGAACTACCCGTATTCGTAATCACTCAAATGTGCGGACACACATTAACATATCGTCCTCTGGTAGACTCCGCACAAAAAACATATTCGATACGATTGGAAGCAACGGATGGAGCCTGCGTTGTGATCGACGGGCAGGAATTGATAGAACTGGCTTCTCTCCAGACCGTCACGGTTCGCAAGTCGGCCGTGGAGTTCCAGACGATTAAGGTCGGGTCTAAGACTTATTATCGTACCCTGCGAGACAAGTTGAACTGGGGGACGACTCCCAATTACCGCGGGAATAAGCTTTCATGA
- a CDS encoding ABC transporter permease, translating to MSTTLLEILGVSQLLMLVLIFSALPWVFSLLPGGVSHRQTELADLAARDKDFSNRKIGSYSGIWSKEFWTIILAVNFFGVAMLTYLINNFRDGQKLAEYGRYYGCFLHLNLAADFFVFVFYGMLKFWPKGGAVALAAFRESVRSPMYWVICLLSMFLLVLSMLVPYFTFGEDYKVFKQMSFDIVMFAALLFGMLAISISVYEEIEGRTAITVMSKPISRRQFMIGKYLGILLASGAMMMILGWLLTWTLYIQPRFNKLDDVIDYLPIEMTQKVGPLCDKLMFTPEGQAVTHGVGIWFGETLAHHLGLLLTFGQVMVLLAISAALATRMPFAINIVICLMVFLLGHLSPVLASATERLGDDFSLMLVGFIAKLFNVVFPALDYFQFGPAIIRENPIPIWSFTQYVLTIVAYAILYSTIAILIGLLLFEDRDLA from the coding sequence ATGAGTACTACGCTTCTAGAAATTCTCGGTGTCAGTCAGCTATTGATGCTGGTGCTTATTTTTTCGGCATTGCCTTGGGTTTTTTCGCTATTGCCCGGCGGTGTCAGCCATCGGCAGACCGAGCTTGCCGACCTGGCAGCACGGGACAAAGATTTTTCGAACCGCAAAATCGGTTCCTACTCCGGAATTTGGAGTAAAGAATTCTGGACGATCATTCTCGCCGTGAATTTCTTCGGCGTGGCGATGCTCACCTATCTGATCAACAATTTCCGCGATGGACAGAAACTGGCAGAATACGGCCGGTATTACGGCTGTTTCCTGCATCTGAATCTGGCGGCCGATTTCTTCGTCTTCGTCTTCTATGGAATGCTGAAATTCTGGCCTAAAGGGGGAGCAGTTGCACTGGCCGCTTTCCGGGAAAGCGTTCGTTCGCCGATGTACTGGGTGATCTGCCTGCTTTCGATGTTCCTTCTGGTTCTTTCGATGCTGGTACCCTACTTCACCTTCGGTGAAGATTATAAAGTCTTCAAGCAAATGAGCTTCGACATCGTAATGTTCGCAGCACTTCTCTTCGGTATGCTGGCGATCAGTATCTCGGTTTATGAAGAAATCGAAGGTCGAACGGCCATCACCGTGATGAGTAAGCCGATCAGTCGCCGTCAGTTCATGATCGGGAAGTATCTCGGTATCCTCCTGGCCAGCGGGGCCATGATGATGATTCTTGGCTGGTTGTTGACCTGGACGCTGTACATCCAACCGCGATTTAACAAGCTGGATGATGTGATCGATTATCTGCCCATCGAAATGACTCAAAAAGTGGGCCCGCTCTGCGATAAATTGATGTTCACACCAGAAGGCCAAGCGGTGACGCACGGCGTCGGGATCTGGTTCGGCGAAACGCTCGCACATCACCTCGGCCTGCTTTTGACCTTCGGTCAGGTGATGGTACTGCTGGCTATCTCGGCCGCGTTGGCGACTCGTATGCCGTTCGCGATCAACATCGTGATCTGCCTTATGGTCTTCCTTTTGGGTCATCTGTCGCCGGTTCTGGCCTCGGCGACCGAACGATTGGGCGACGACTTTTCGCTCATGCTCGTCGGTTTCATCGCCAAACTGTTCAACGTGGTCTTCCCTGCGCTGGATTACTTCCAGTTTGGACCGGCGATTATTCGCGAGAACCCGATCCCGATCTGGTCGTTCACCCAGTACGTGCTGACTATCGTGGCCTACGCGATACTTTACTCGACAATTGCAATACTTATCGGTTTGCTCTTGTTTGAGGATCGCGATCTGGCGTAG